From a region of the Candidatus Brocadia sp. genome:
- a CDS encoding MmgE/PrpD family protein, protein MTQAEQLAAFVVQASYGDLSKSVCQQLKIRVLDALGCAIGAMDGEPILLIRSQNEDFGGTSRCTMIGGGQGAPDRTAFYHSALVRYLDFNDSYLAKGETCHPSDNLGAILAAAEYAHQKGQVFMTALAVSYQVHCRLSDVAPLRAKGFDHTTQGAYAVAAGVSKALGMDQTKTAHAIALCGTAFNALRVTRTGKLSHWKGLAYPHTAFGCTHATFLAMRGITGPLGVFEGNKGFMDTISGRFEIDWSRENLERVNQTIIKRYNAEIHSQTAIEGILELKEEYGFSAAEVARIEIDIFDVAYHIIGGGEEGDKTLVSSKEEADHSLPYMIAVAVLDDRVMPDQYLLERIQNNDVQALLRKVTVRPSEAYSRQFPDQMPCRITVSLLNGRLMVKEKQDYEGFHTRPIRWETVVQKFERLSSPYTDAPLRREIIDAVANLDSIQIAYLMRLLAKVQVSMA, encoded by the coding sequence ATGACACAGGCGGAGCAGCTTGCAGCATTTGTCGTACAAGCGTCGTATGGTGATCTTTCTAAGTCGGTTTGTCAACAACTGAAAATCCGGGTGCTTGATGCCTTGGGTTGTGCTATTGGCGCTATGGACGGAGAACCTATTCTGCTAATCCGGTCTCAAAATGAAGATTTTGGCGGTACCAGCCGCTGCACCATGATCGGAGGAGGGCAAGGCGCCCCTGATCGCACTGCATTTTACCATAGCGCACTGGTTCGCTATCTGGACTTTAATGACAGTTATCTGGCAAAAGGTGAGACATGCCACCCCAGCGACAATCTTGGCGCAATCCTTGCGGCGGCTGAGTATGCTCACCAAAAAGGGCAGGTATTCATGACGGCCCTTGCCGTGTCATATCAGGTACACTGCCGCCTGAGTGATGTTGCACCTCTTCGCGCAAAAGGCTTTGACCACACTACGCAAGGCGCGTACGCGGTGGCGGCAGGAGTATCCAAGGCGCTAGGCATGGACCAAACGAAAACTGCACATGCTATTGCGCTGTGCGGAACGGCATTTAATGCCCTTCGGGTAACCCGGACCGGCAAATTGTCCCACTGGAAGGGACTTGCCTATCCTCATACAGCATTTGGGTGCACGCATGCAACTTTTCTCGCCATGCGGGGTATTACGGGTCCCCTGGGGGTCTTTGAGGGAAACAAAGGCTTTATGGACACCATCTCCGGACGATTCGAAATTGATTGGTCTCGAGAGAATCTGGAACGCGTAAATCAGACAATTATCAAGAGATATAATGCCGAGATTCACTCCCAGACAGCCATTGAAGGCATTCTGGAACTAAAAGAAGAGTACGGTTTTTCAGCGGCAGAAGTTGCACGCATTGAGATCGATATTTTTGACGTTGCGTACCATATCATCGGTGGCGGCGAGGAGGGAGATAAGACCCTCGTCAGTTCAAAAGAGGAAGCCGATCATAGTCTCCCCTACATGATCGCCGTGGCAGTCCTGGATGACCGTGTCATGCCTGATCAATACCTGCTGGAGCGTATCCAAAATAACGATGTTCAGGCCTTGCTCAGAAAGGTCACAGTAAGGCCTTCAGAAGCTTACAGCCGGCAGTTCCCGGATCAGATGCCGTGCAGGATTACCGTCTCGCTCTTAAATGGCCGGCTAATGGTCAAGGAAAAACAAGACTACGAAGGCTTTCATACCCGTCCGATACGGTGGGAAACCGTGGTGCAGAAGTTCGAACGTCTAAGCAGCCCATACACCGATGCGCCCTTACGCCGGGAAATCATTGATGCCGTTGCTAACCTGGATTCTATTCAGATTGCATATCTCATGAGATTACTCGCAAAGGTTCAGGTTTCAATGGCTTGA
- a CDS encoding rubredoxin codes for MEKYKCNICGYIYNPAKGDPTHGVDPGTSFQHLSDDWTCPVCGVPKEQFEVF; via the coding sequence ATGGAAAAATACAAGTGTAATATTTGTGGTTATATCTATAATCCTGCGAAAGGCGACCCAACTCATGGCGTAGATCCTGGCACGAGTTTTCAGCATCTGTCTGATGACTGGACATGCCCTGTCTGCGGGGTACCAAAAGAACAATTCGAAGTATTCTGA
- a CDS encoding flavodoxin domain-containing protein, translated as MKKALIGYYSRTGKTEKMAEYLAEGVRFSGNDVEMKKISEIKTEKDLQGFDGYLFGCPTYHKDMTENFKTFLFLAQKVKLEGKLGGAFGPHTHSGEAPKIIFDTMEFVYQMKMTNLGALILKENIVETTEGMRACQTYGRDFGKRL; from the coding sequence ATGAAAAAGGCGCTTATTGGTTATTACAGTCGCACCGGCAAGACGGAGAAAATGGCGGAATATCTTGCCGAAGGTGTTCGTTTTAGTGGAAATGACGTTGAAATGAAAAAGATATCTGAGATTAAAACTGAAAAGGATCTGCAGGGTTTTGACGGCTACCTCTTTGGTTGCCCAACCTATCACAAAGATATGACAGAAAATTTCAAGACATTCCTTTTCCTGGCACAGAAGGTAAAATTAGAGGGTAAACTTGGCGGCGCCTTTGGACCGCATACCCATAGCGGGGAAGCGCCAAAAATAATATTTGATACGATGGAGTTTGTTTACCAGATGAAAATGACTAATCTCGGCGCCCTTATCCTGAAAGAGAACATCGTGGAAACAACTGAAGGCATGCGGGCATGCCAGACTTACGGTCGCGACTTTGGAAAAAGGCTTTAG
- a CDS encoding transporter, with protein MFRCIAILLCLVGLSAVKATYGYSHDENVPESNVSGDVTKTHAEHHGVKRSLGFSNFLEGWFTSWQAYEETKDDAPRVPLLRIAPAFFQREVRFNYIYIDDEHHGEADVNEFAFALELPLTLRFKVDIESKVLHVNTIEDSDNVGFGDTRIALRAMLFENNTLSLSTGSIINIPTGDADRGLGEEITTLGQQLAGWIDLGHRISLHTFLGVEVPTGGNDKDNADLEFLYGAAISKTITVHGNRVLHGITPFLELNGHKGFGLNEGRQYFTDLLPGVRFDLSHELYVLAGYELPLNGSDEFDKRVWFSVIKDF; from the coding sequence ATGTTTCGTTGTATTGCGATTTTATTATGCTTAGTGGGGCTCTCCGCTGTAAAAGCAACTTATGGTTATTCACATGATGAAAATGTACCGGAAAGCAATGTGTCTGGCGATGTTACAAAAACCCATGCAGAACATCATGGTGTAAAAAGGAGTCTTGGGTTTTCAAATTTTCTTGAGGGATGGTTTACATCCTGGCAGGCCTATGAAGAAACCAAAGACGATGCGCCGAGAGTGCCGCTTTTACGCATTGCGCCGGCATTCTTTCAGAGAGAAGTCAGGTTCAACTACATTTATATAGATGACGAACATCATGGCGAGGCAGACGTCAATGAGTTTGCGTTCGCTTTAGAATTGCCGCTTACACTCCGTTTTAAAGTCGATATCGAATCGAAGGTGCTTCATGTCAATACCATTGAGGACAGCGACAACGTTGGATTTGGTGATACAAGGATTGCCCTTCGGGCTATGCTCTTTGAGAACAACACGCTATCATTGTCCACGGGTTCCATTATCAACATTCCCACGGGGGATGCGGACAGAGGATTGGGTGAGGAGATAACGACTCTTGGGCAACAACTTGCTGGCTGGATAGATCTGGGACATCGTATAAGCCTCCACACCTTTTTAGGTGTCGAGGTTCCTACGGGTGGAAACGACAAAGATAACGCTGATCTGGAATTTCTTTACGGTGCCGCGATATCAAAGACTATTACCGTACATGGAAATCGTGTGCTGCATGGTATTACGCCTTTTCTTGAATTAAACGGGCACAAGGGGTTTGGGCTGAATGAAGGAAGGCAGTATTTTACTGATCTCCTGCCCGGGGTGCGATTTGATCTTAGTCATGAACTCTATGTGCTGGCTGGGTATGAATTGCCCTTAAATGGCTCAGACGAGTTTGATAAGCGCGTTTGGTTTAGCGTTATAAAGGATTTTTAG
- the cysC gene encoding adenylyl-sulfate kinase, which yields MTVQKATNIKWHHGKITKDDRVKLMKQKGVTIWLTGLSGSGKSTIAVELEHALLENKHLAYILDGDNIRHGLNKNLGFSPEDRTENIRRIGEVAKLFTDANMIAITAFISPYRQDRDNVRKLLKGGEFIEIYIQCPLEVCEQRDTKGLYKKARAGEVKEFTGISAPYEEPLHPELTVDTSKMTVDESTRAILNYLEAKGYVKF from the coding sequence ATGACCGTACAAAAGGCTACCAATATTAAATGGCATCATGGAAAAATTACAAAAGATGACAGAGTTAAACTCATGAAACAAAAAGGGGTCACGATATGGCTGACAGGTTTGTCTGGCTCCGGAAAGTCGACGATTGCCGTTGAGCTCGAGCACGCCCTTCTTGAAAACAAACACCTTGCATACATACTCGACGGCGACAACATCCGTCACGGACTGAATAAAAACCTTGGTTTTTCACCAGAAGACCGTACTGAAAATATCCGACGCATCGGTGAGGTAGCAAAGTTGTTTACCGATGCAAACATGATAGCCATAACGGCATTTATATCACCATACCGGCAGGACAGAGACAACGTCAGGAAGCTGCTTAAAGGCGGAGAATTTATTGAAATCTATATACAGTGTCCCCTTGAAGTATGCGAACAGAGAGACACCAAGGGACTCTATAAAAAGGCACGCGCGGGTGAGGTCAAGGAATTTACCGGCATATCAGCGCCGTATGAAGAACCGCTGCATCCTGAACTCACGGTAGACACATCAAAAATGACTGTTGATGAGTCAACGCGGGCAATATTAAATTATCTTGAAGCAAAGGGGTATGTAAAGTTTTGA
- a CDS encoding radical SAM protein, producing MLTNPLHLIKGVVGRTFYAIPRRPERIQIEITNRCNYTCGMCPRESFNLPEQDISLDLFKKIIDRIDSIYNITLTGWGEPLLHPELVDMILYTKNKGHHVGVTTNGLLLASFIEKFLETLDKLTISLDSVKEGHGVTDGHPSNMVVQKNIESLLHDRGNRRKPTVTIQITMHDKSQCLDTIRFAGEVGADRVYLVRLNNQLGNNGCKRPSLKEELTIYKMAEEIAEKYGLQVDNNYTAFENRLLRLFYKQLRPVMYQFDKYCPKPYDYLYINIDGKATPCCDLPRYEVGNLLKRDIDEIWHGENIHYFREHQNDVCGNCDALRLKHLY from the coding sequence ATGCTTACCAATCCCCTACACCTCATAAAAGGTGTCGTCGGAAGAACCTTTTATGCCATTCCGCGGAGACCTGAGCGTATTCAGATTGAAATCACAAACCGTTGTAACTATACCTGTGGTATGTGTCCCCGAGAATCTTTCAACCTGCCGGAACAAGACATATCTCTCGATCTTTTCAAAAAAATTATCGACAGGATAGATTCTATCTATAATATCACCCTTACCGGATGGGGTGAACCACTTTTGCATCCAGAACTCGTAGATATGATTCTCTATACCAAAAACAAGGGGCACCATGTCGGCGTGACAACGAACGGCCTGTTGTTGGCTTCTTTTATCGAAAAGTTTCTTGAAACATTAGATAAACTAACGATTTCTTTAGACAGTGTTAAGGAAGGCCATGGGGTTACCGATGGCCATCCTTCCAATATGGTTGTTCAAAAAAATATTGAATCTCTTTTACACGATCGCGGAAACAGAAGAAAGCCTACCGTCACCATTCAAATAACGATGCACGACAAATCTCAATGCCTTGACACCATAAGATTTGCTGGAGAAGTGGGCGCAGATCGTGTATATTTAGTGCGACTGAACAATCAGCTCGGGAATAACGGTTGCAAGAGGCCAAGTTTAAAAGAGGAATTGACCATTTATAAAATGGCCGAGGAAATAGCCGAAAAGTATGGCCTGCAAGTTGATAACAACTATACGGCATTTGAGAATAGGTTGCTTCGGCTTTTCTATAAACAACTGCGTCCTGTCATGTACCAGTTTGATAAGTACTGTCCAAAACCCTATGATTATCTGTACATTAACATCGATGGCAAGGCCACCCCCTGCTGCGACCTTCCCCGTTATGAGGTGGGGAATCTTTTAAAGCGAGACATAGATGAAATCTGGCACGGCGAGAATATACACTATTTCCGCGAGCATCAGAATGATGTCTGCGGTAATTGTGATGCATTAAGACTGAAACACCTGTATTAG
- the purF gene encoding amidophosphoribosyltransferase, with translation MSEAREYCGLFGVYGCEDAAERVYYGLYSLQHRGEESAGIASTDGKDIVSHKGMGLVNDVIKPQTLKSLKNPIAIGHVRYSTIGSSNLGNAQPLVVDYYKGKVAVAHNGQLTNAKKLREEFEANGSIFHTTSDTEVIVHLMAKPLHMMQKNLSLLLQQLRGSFSLLFLTPDEMVGVRDPHGFRPLALGRLNTGYVLASETCAMDQVGAEYLRDINPGEAVYINKEGIRSEYYCSPKHIKPAFCIFELVYFSRPDSKIYGESVHLFRKKLGAKLAAESPVDADVVISVPEGGNSAAIGYSHASGIPFDRGFIRNHYVGRTFILPEQDRRHRVVELKLNALKETVEGKRVIVIDDSIVRGTTSKSRFSLLRKAGAKEIHVRISCPPHRYPCYYGIDFQQKGELIAASHTVEEIRQFLHVESLSYLSVNGMMSCTTQPRQHFCNACFTSDYPTSIDEETKKLTEKKPVSAEKNI, from the coding sequence ATGTCAGAAGCAAGGGAATATTGTGGATTATTTGGAGTTTATGGATGCGAGGATGCCGCAGAAAGAGTTTATTACGGTTTGTATTCTTTACAACATCGCGGCGAAGAAAGCGCGGGAATCGCTTCAACTGACGGTAAAGACATTGTTTCCCACAAAGGAATGGGATTGGTAAATGATGTCATAAAACCACAGACGTTGAAGTCCTTAAAAAATCCGATTGCTATTGGCCATGTCCGCTATTCTACCATTGGCTCCAGCAACCTTGGAAATGCACAACCCCTGGTGGTCGATTATTACAAAGGAAAGGTCGCCGTTGCACATAATGGTCAGTTGACGAACGCAAAAAAACTGCGCGAAGAATTTGAGGCCAACGGTTCAATATTCCATACCACCTCTGATACGGAAGTCATTGTTCATCTCATGGCCAAACCCTTGCATATGATGCAAAAAAATTTGTCTCTTCTCCTGCAGCAATTACGAGGCTCATTTTCCCTCTTATTTTTGACTCCAGACGAAATGGTGGGCGTGCGCGATCCGCATGGTTTTCGACCCCTGGCGCTGGGAAGATTGAACACCGGTTATGTCCTGGCTTCTGAAACCTGCGCTATGGATCAGGTGGGCGCCGAGTACCTTCGCGATATTAATCCGGGTGAGGCGGTTTACATAAACAAAGAAGGAATCAGGAGTGAGTATTATTGCTCTCCCAAACATATTAAACCTGCCTTTTGTATATTTGAACTGGTATACTTTTCGAGACCTGATAGCAAAATTTACGGTGAAAGCGTGCATCTGTTTCGCAAAAAATTGGGGGCAAAACTTGCCGCGGAATCGCCCGTGGATGCCGATGTAGTCATCTCCGTCCCGGAGGGCGGAAACTCTGCGGCAATCGGGTATTCTCACGCATCAGGGATACCGTTTGACAGGGGATTTATCCGCAACCATTATGTGGGCAGAACGTTCATTTTACCCGAGCAGGACCGACGGCATCGTGTCGTTGAGCTTAAGCTCAATGCGCTAAAAGAGACCGTGGAAGGAAAACGGGTTATTGTGATCGATGATTCCATTGTAAGAGGAACCACATCGAAATCGCGGTTTAGTTTATTGCGAAAAGCCGGTGCAAAAGAGATCCATGTCAGAATAAGCTGCCCTCCTCATCGCTATCCCTGTTATTATGGAATCGACTTCCAGCAGAAGGGTGAACTTATTGCCGCGAGTCATACCGTGGAAGAAATTCGGCAATTTTTACATGTTGAAAGCCTTAGTTATCTCAGCGTAAATGGTATGATGAGTTGTACGACACAACCTCGGCAGCACTTCTGTAATGCCTGCTTTACCAGCGACTATCCAACTTCTATTGATGAGGAGACAAAGAAGCTCACCGAGAAAAAGCCTGTAAGTGCGGAGAAAAATATCTGA
- the thiE gene encoding thiamine phosphate synthase, producing MENDLLKIFSDVKLYVIISSDLIKKPFEEVLHDVIEGGADVIQLREKMMSDAEFLTIAHKARKATAQSKTIFIVNDRAEIARQADADGLHIGQSDIDINTARKILGYNKIIGVSTHHISQARKAQQSGANYVGVGPVFPTATKGYEPSVGLDYLQQVKKEITIPFVAVGGIDLNNIRDVLHAGGRIIAVCSAIICSENISEATRSFKDILCA from the coding sequence TTGGAAAACGATTTATTGAAAATTTTTTCAGATGTAAAGCTGTATGTGATTATCAGTTCGGATCTCATTAAAAAACCTTTTGAAGAAGTGCTTCATGATGTTATTGAGGGTGGTGCAGATGTCATTCAACTGCGAGAAAAAATGATGTCCGACGCCGAATTCCTTACCATTGCTCATAAGGCTCGAAAAGCAACCGCACAATCGAAGACGATTTTTATCGTAAACGACCGCGCGGAGATTGCCAGGCAAGCAGATGCAGACGGCTTGCATATAGGACAATCAGACATCGATATTAATACCGCGCGTAAAATTCTCGGCTATAACAAGATCATCGGCGTTTCAACGCATCATATCTCTCAGGCCAGGAAGGCGCAGCAATCAGGGGCAAACTATGTTGGTGTTGGTCCTGTCTTTCCCACGGCGACAAAGGGCTATGAACCTTCCGTAGGGTTGGATTATTTACAACAGGTAAAAAAGGAAATTACCATCCCATTTGTTGCAGTAGGTGGAATTGATCTTAACAATATTCGGGATGTATTGCATGCAGGGGGAAGAATCATTGCCGTCTGCTCTGCAATTATCTGTAGCGAGAATATCTCAGAAGCCACACGTTCCTTTAAGGATATACTTTGTGCATAA
- a CDS encoding penicillin-binding protein activator LpoB — protein sequence MKYGSNFFLGCLFVAMGCSSVQQPYSSSLNYSKTDAFKETPIHRTLLLPFEYDVDREAIIDEVTEAFAVELRKLGRFEVVLPADGRGTTAINQGIWSRGMVDVDTILALRNQYGADAIIFGNITHYRPYEPMLLGVKVGMFSTDSGLVVWSADGVYDSNENEVAEQVKQYFESTHQKNALYGWRLILLSMRRYSQFVANQITKTLQP from the coding sequence ATGAAATATGGATCAAATTTTTTTCTTGGATGTCTCTTTGTGGCCATGGGCTGTTCAAGTGTCCAGCAACCCTATTCTTCTAGTTTAAATTACAGCAAAACGGACGCATTTAAAGAGACACCGATTCATCGGACATTGCTTTTACCTTTTGAATATGATGTCGATCGTGAGGCAATTATAGACGAGGTGACAGAGGCGTTTGCGGTAGAGTTAAGGAAGCTTGGAAGGTTTGAAGTTGTATTGCCCGCGGATGGCAGAGGAACAACAGCCATTAATCAGGGGATATGGAGCAGAGGGATGGTTGATGTAGACACCATCCTGGCCTTAAGAAATCAGTATGGGGCAGATGCGATCATATTTGGAAATATAACTCATTATCGTCCTTATGAACCTATGTTGCTGGGTGTTAAAGTAGGGATGTTTTCCACTGATTCCGGTCTTGTTGTCTGGAGCGCAGATGGTGTATATGACAGTAATGAAAATGAGGTTGCAGAACAGGTAAAACAATACTTTGAAAGCACGCATCAGAAAAATGCTCTCTACGGATGGAGACTGATTTTGCTTTCAATGAGGCGCTACTCCCAGTTTGTCGCAAATCAAATTACAAAAACACTCCAACCATAG
- a CDS encoding IS1634 family transposase, translated as MHIVENKSKSGKKIYRSILLRESYREGGKVRKRTIANLSNCTSREIEAIKLALSHKEDLTALGALSGSVELQEGMSVGAIWSVYQVAKELGIEEALGKDFQGRLALWQVMARVINQGSRLSAVRLAHVHAAGDVLGMKRGFDENDLYDNLSWLSEHQAKIERTLFDARRAGKKPKLFLYDVTSSYLEGEQNRFGEYGYNRDGKKGKKQIVIGMLCDEFGEPVSTEVFRGNTQDPKTFESQVKKTAERFGCTGVTMVGDRGMIKTMQIECLPEGFHYITAITKPQIESLIKQGILQLGLFEEKLCEIKSEGVRYILRRNPIRAEEMAKTRMSKLQHMGDYIDKKNSYLKEHPKASISKALEAAKEKLKKLKLEGWVRIKDEAGTLKIESDEEALKEELCLDGCYVIKTDLKEGEADTDLVHDRYKDLSEVEKVFRGCKTVNLEVRPVYVRKEESTKGHVFVVMLAYLIIRRLRDAWKSFDLTVEEGLKQLTTICSVEVKVKGQKAHCQKIPRPRQQSRELLEALQVKLPEALPSRNLRVVTRKKLTRQQISQ; from the coding sequence ATGCATATTGTGGAAAACAAATCAAAATCCGGCAAAAAAATCTATCGCTCCATTCTTTTGCGGGAATCGTATCGGGAAGGCGGAAAGGTCAGGAAGCGTACCATTGCAAATCTGTCGAACTGCACATCGCGGGAGATAGAAGCGATAAAGCTTGCCCTCAGCCATAAAGAGGATCTCACTGCATTGGGGGCATTGTCAGGATCGGTGGAACTCCAGGAGGGGATGTCCGTGGGGGCGATCTGGAGTGTGTACCAGGTGGCAAAGGAATTAGGGATAGAGGAGGCGTTGGGGAAGGATTTTCAAGGGAGACTGGCGCTGTGGCAGGTAATGGCGCGGGTGATAAATCAGGGGTCAAGACTCTCGGCGGTGCGGCTGGCGCATGTGCATGCAGCGGGTGATGTGCTGGGTATGAAGCGGGGGTTCGACGAGAATGATCTCTACGATAATTTATCGTGGTTATCGGAGCATCAGGCAAAGATAGAGCGAACGTTGTTTGATGCAAGACGGGCAGGCAAGAAGCCGAAGCTGTTTCTGTATGACGTGACGAGCAGTTATCTGGAGGGGGAGCAGAATCGTTTTGGTGAGTACGGGTATAATCGTGACGGCAAGAAGGGGAAGAAGCAGATCGTGATTGGTATGCTGTGTGATGAATTTGGGGAGCCGGTGTCCACGGAGGTTTTTCGGGGCAATACCCAGGACCCAAAGACCTTTGAGTCTCAGGTAAAGAAGACGGCAGAACGGTTTGGGTGCACCGGGGTGACCATGGTAGGTGATCGGGGGATGATCAAGACGATGCAAATCGAATGTTTGCCGGAAGGATTTCATTACATAACGGCGATAACCAAGCCGCAGATCGAGTCGTTGATAAAACAAGGGATTCTGCAGTTAGGGTTGTTTGAAGAAAAGCTCTGCGAGATAAAGAGTGAGGGGGTTCGGTATATTCTGAGACGCAATCCGATAAGGGCAGAAGAGATGGCGAAGACGCGCATGTCAAAACTACAGCATATGGGGGACTATATCGATAAGAAGAACAGTTATCTCAAAGAGCATCCGAAGGCATCGATATCGAAGGCGCTGGAGGCAGCGAAGGAGAAGCTCAAGAAACTGAAGCTGGAGGGATGGGTTCGGATAAAGGACGAGGCCGGAACGCTGAAGATAGAGAGCGACGAGGAGGCATTAAAAGAGGAATTGTGTCTGGACGGATGTTATGTAATCAAGACCGATCTGAAGGAGGGCGAGGCGGATACCGATCTGGTGCACGACCGGTACAAGGACTTGTCAGAGGTGGAGAAGGTGTTTCGGGGGTGCAAGACGGTGAATCTTGAGGTTCGTCCTGTATACGTGAGGAAAGAAGAGAGTACAAAAGGGCATGTGTTTGTGGTAATGCTTGCGTACCTGATAATCCGAAGGTTACGTGATGCGTGGAAGAGTTTTGATCTGACGGTAGAGGAAGGACTCAAACAATTGACTACCATTTGTTCCGTGGAAGTGAAGGTGAAGGGTCAAAAGGCGCATTGCCAGAAGATACCACGTCCACGGCAACAATCACGTGAATTGTTAGAGGCATTGCAGGTAAAGCTGCCGGAGGCATTGCCAAGCCGGAACCTACGGGTAGTCACGAGAAAAAAACTTACCAGGCAACAAATAAGCCAGTAA
- a CDS encoding flagellar hook-length control protein FliK: protein MPDRVLEQCRGYDLLENLSIKNRTATNHDGLQVSDIRALRSDAEDEEWGEEEIIPFLDLLQKQGIDPKVQARHDLKKAKGSASTSHRGESFQENEKAEYPLEIPGTSIQGIPYMGKNSDASPSSIEIFNDFSTVTQKSQIGVEQNYSRNQMVNTSHPATLLLTSFRGLEGGSHDPTQKQLLGITKVDANTRLNVDSYFISPGGNNNFATYSLFPGNRPKGGVQQDEEAFMINDSGIFSKTEPTSGNLATEITRKQSDTGEGSLFKDHHTLLNTGQAIFDATQASGFPGSDTNEINVRELPAPFRSQSQHVSPENTNTPFVPEVNVLTNMAEKQMKNEVSQINGDTAPQQNSYAGRQADKEGDLAGNFSQGHGNTSHAFLGAQAQKSFTRRFLAVDAQSVANGTQTSITNSLQNTETITGIWPKQGSPADALINSEIHAFHSSISAGEGHLHGSIMEQLIQKFNLVSHGDRSEIKLHLTPPELGSIKIHFTDENDEISAQLFVEDAEVKAAIENNVHRLKESMAASGLEIQKMEVFIQNAKTDKEKFSENFETKNQQQYQAKSQGSSNRDQGERENDTGGARKKGFGGTAKNLLVDYII from the coding sequence ATGCCAGATAGGGTTTTAGAACAGTGTCGCGGATATGACTTACTAGAAAACCTGAGTATCAAAAACCGTACGGCAACAAACCACGATGGCCTTCAGGTAAGTGATATACGTGCATTAAGATCTGATGCTGAAGATGAAGAGTGGGGTGAAGAAGAAATAATCCCGTTCCTTGATCTATTACAAAAACAGGGAATTGACCCAAAGGTACAAGCAAGGCATGATTTAAAAAAAGCAAAAGGTTCTGCTTCCACTTCGCATAGAGGAGAATCATTCCAGGAGAACGAAAAAGCGGAATATCCACTTGAAATACCAGGTACATCCATACAGGGTATACCGTATATGGGCAAAAATTCAGATGCCTCCCCGTCTTCCATCGAAATCTTTAATGATTTTTCAACGGTAACGCAGAAAAGCCAGATCGGTGTTGAACAGAATTATTCACGGAATCAAATGGTAAATACCAGTCATCCGGCAACTCTTTTGCTCACATCTTTTAGAGGTTTAGAAGGTGGCAGCCATGATCCAACTCAAAAGCAGCTGTTGGGAATTACAAAGGTTGATGCAAACACGCGGTTAAATGTTGATAGTTATTTCATCTCTCCGGGCGGCAACAACAATTTCGCCACATACTCCCTTTTTCCAGGGAATAGACCGAAAGGTGGTGTACAACAAGATGAAGAAGCTTTTATGATAAATGATTCCGGCATCTTCTCCAAAACAGAGCCGACTTCAGGCAATCTGGCAACCGAAATTACGCGAAAACAAAGTGATACTGGTGAAGGAAGTTTGTTCAAAGATCACCATACGCTCCTGAATACGGGGCAAGCCATTTTTGATGCAACACAAGCATCCGGTTTTCCAGGTTCAGATACGAATGAGATCAATGTCAGGGAACTTCCTGCACCATTTAGATCACAGTCGCAGCATGTTTCACCAGAAAACACGAACACGCCGTTTGTTCCGGAGGTAAATGTCCTAACCAATATGGCGGAAAAACAGATGAAGAATGAGGTATCACAAATTAACGGTGATACCGCTCCTCAGCAGAATAGCTATGCTGGCCGGCAAGCAGATAAAGAAGGGGACTTGGCGGGTAACTTTAGCCAGGGGCATGGTAATACAAGCCACGCATTCCTTGGTGCGCAAGCACAAAAGAGTTTTACGCGACGTTTCCTTGCTGTGGATGCACAATCAGTTGCCAATGGCACACAAACATCGATAACTAATTCTTTGCAAAATACAGAGACAATTACTGGTATCTGGCCAAAGCAAGGGTCTCCCGCTGATGCCCTAATAAATAGCGAGATTCATGCGTTTCACAGCAGCATAAGTGCAGGGGAAGGGCATCTTCACGGCAGTATTATGGAACAACTCATCCAAAAATTCAATCTCGTGAGCCACGGTGACAGATCAGAAATTAAACTTCATCTTACTCCACCGGAATTAGGAAGCATAAAGATCCACTTTACCGATGAGAACGACGAAATCAGTGCACAGCTCTTTGTGGAGGATGCAGAAGTCAAGGCTGCCATTGAAAACAATGTCCACCGTTTGAAAGAATCTATGGCTGCAAGCGGTTTGGAAATTCAAAAAATGGAAGTGTTTATTCAGAATGCAAAAACCGATAAAGAAAAATTTTCGGAAAATTTTGAAACAAAGAACCAGCAGCAATATCAGGCAAAAAGTCAGGGGAGTAGTAACAGAGATCAGGGTGAGCGCGAAAACGATACAGGCGGTGCAAGGAAAAAAGGATTCGGCGGAACAGCAAAGAACTTACTGGTTGACTATATTATATAA